Proteins found in one Lycium ferocissimum isolate CSIRO_LF1 chromosome 6, AGI_CSIRO_Lferr_CH_V1, whole genome shotgun sequence genomic segment:
- the LOC132060360 gene encoding scarecrow-like protein 21 — MQASQGPQRSGSVHRLYHQPMQQVQQYYTPFRALDDNIYNDSSSFGTQISFQAQNEQFFTIDSVSPPSMSFSPFSPQCSQSYMSDPHRSYDNTCGSPVSGYSGVDDGTRKNHVLRELKNTLQWPESDIDDSGSCSFNGVVSRPSRRNQVSDIASRLDLKELLVACAEAVSEADISTAEVLMNVLEPRVSVSGVPMQRLSAYMLECLKARLLSSGSIIYKKLKCNEPTSSELMSNMQVLYHICPYYKFAYMSSNVVICEAMKNENRIHIIDFQIAQGTQWMLLIHELARRSGGPPFVRITGIDDSQSARARGGGLKLVGEKLASVAESCGVPFEFHGAALSGCEVKIENLRVRHGEALAVNFPYMLHHMPDESVSTMNHRDRLLRLVKSLSPKIVALVEQESNTNTAPFLPRFRETLDYYTAMFESIDVARPRDDMQRINAEEHCIARDVVNIVACEGADRVERHEPFGKWRSRLLMAGFTPCPLSPSVGETIKDMLKGYSPNYRLAESQGAIYLGWKNRALATSSAWQ, encoded by the coding sequence TAACGATAGTAGCAGCTTCGGGACACAGATTTCTTTTCAAGCACAGAATGAACAGTTCTTCACTATTGACTCAGTTTCGCCTCCTTCCATGAgcttctctcctttttctcCTCAATGTTCTCAATCATACATGTCTGATCCACATCGTTCCTATGACAACACTTGTGGTTCACCGGTAAGTGGTTATTCAGGAGTTGATGATGGAACCCGAAAGAACCATGTGCTGAGGGAACTTAAGAATACGTTGCAATGGCCTGAATCCGATATTGATGACAGCGGAAGTTGCTCCTTCAATGGTGTAGTCTCGAGACCTTCAAGGCGGAATCAAGTATCGGACATAGCCTCGAGATTGGACTTGAAAGAGCTACTCGTTGCGTGTGCCGAAGCAGTATCCGAAGCTGATATCTCGACTGCAGAAGTTCTGATGAATGTGTTGGAGCCAAGGGTATCGGTTTCTGGTGTACCTATGCAACGGCTGAGTGCATACATGTTGGAATGTCTAAAAGCACGATTATTATCCTCGGGGAGTATCATATACAAAAAACTGAAGTGCAACGAACCAACAAGCTCGGAATTGATGTCTAACATGCAAGTTCTCTATCACATATGTCCTTACTACAAGTTCGCTTATATGTCCTCCAATGTAGTTATCTGTGAAGCCATGAAGAACGAGAACAGAATCCATATCATTGATTTTCAAATTGCACAGGGAACTCAATGGATGTTGCTCATCCACGAACTTGCTCGTCGGTCTGGTGGACCGCCATTTGTCCGCATCACAGGCATCGATGATTCCCAATCAGCTCGTGCACGGGGCGGAGGCCTAAAGCTAGTTGGCGAAAAGTTAGCAAGCGTTGCCGAGTCATGCGGAGTGCCTTTTGAATTCCATGGTGCTGCGTTGTCGGGCTGTGAGGTCAAAATAGAAAACCTGCGAGTTAGACATGGAGAAGCTTTGGCGGTTAACTTCCCTTACATGTTGCACCACATGCCAGACGAGAGTGTAAGCACCATGAACCATCGAGACCGCCTATTAAGATTAGTCAAGAGCTTGTCTCCCAAAATTGTGGCCCTAGTTGAACAAGAATCGAACACCAACACTGCCCCTTTCCTTCCAAGGTTCCGTGAAACTCTAGATTACTATACAGCAATGTTCGAGTCAATTGATGTTGCCCGTCCGAGGGATGACATGCAGCGGATCAATGCCGAGGAGCATTGCATTGCACGGGATGTTGTCAATATAGTAGCATGTGAAGGGGCTGATAGAGTGGAAAGGCATGAACCTTTTGGCAAGTGGAGGTCAAGACTTTTGATGGCTGGATTTACTCCATGCCCGTTGAGTCCATCGGTTGGTGAGACCATCAAGGACATGTTGAAGGGTTATAGCCCGAATTATAGGCTTGCTGAGAGCCAGGGGGCGATTTATCTTGGATGGAAGAACAGAGCTTTAGCAACGTCGTCTGCTTGGCAATGA